Below is a genomic region from Culicoides brevitarsis isolate CSIRO-B50_1 chromosome 2, AGI_CSIRO_Cbre_v1, whole genome shotgun sequence.
ACTTCCTTCGAGATCGAGCATTGATGTAATCTCGTTATGATCAGCTATGAAATTTTGCAGAGAATCGTACGATGGAGAGCTGCGAAAATGTACTAAACTCGAGATGCTGTTGTTCGAAATGTTTAAAGTGGTTGTGTCAGCGGGAAGTTTATCGGGCAACGTTAACAAGTTCAATCCGCTACAATCGACACGTGCATTGAACACGACATGATCATCGCTTACAAAGTTAACACGTTCAACGCTGCAATTACATTTGGTTCCATCCTCAAAGACAGGACATTCTTTATTATCGAGCTCCTTTTGTCTTTGTAGCTGACTGAACGAAATCAAACTCGAAGTATCGTACCAAACCTTAGAATTTGAcgtacaaaaagtttttgctgGATCAACAAATTTGATAGATTCTTTTCCCAAAACTTCGTTCGCTGACTTGCAGATCATGTTATCGTTGCCTCTCGTATTTATCGTCAAGTTTTTGCGGTTCGTAACTTCCGGAAGCGATGTAAGATTATTAAATGACAAATCAATGTACTGCAGATGCTTAAGTCGCACCAAAAGTTTCGGTTGTATTTCATCTAAGCCATTATTCGATACGTTTAGACATTGCAAATTTGCCATTCtagaaaattcttttgtaaCACGCGATATATTTCCATCCGTAATTGCGATTGTTTGGAAGAAATTCCATTTGGCTTCAGAGAAATCAACTTCATTGAGACTTGCATTACGTATGTGAATGTGTTGCAAGACAGTAAAATTCGCGTTGGCACATTTGAGAGCTTTATCAATATCCGTGACATTACAGCAAAACATGGCATTCTTGTATAAATTATGAAGCTTGCAATTACACTTGGGACCAGTTGAAGCTACTTCTTCCTCTTCACACAAATCTTTTTCGCTGTAAAAACAAGTGTTGGTTACTGGAAGCTTTATTAAATCCTCTGAATTTTGTGTCGTAGTTGGTTCTTGTTCCGAAGGCACGTCATTATTTTGTTGGTCATCAATTGCACTACAACTCGCAATCAATATCAAAGCAATTAAAATAACTACGGAATTGATGAATTTGTGCATTTTGTGTCTATAAAAgataataattgattaaatttaatgcatAAAACTTGAAGAATTCAATGCTTACCCTTGTGGCTATAACTAAAACATGTTTTATACGTTCAAACTAatgtaaaacttgaaaatatctatctaaaaaattatgactaTAAAAATATACTAGTTGAACGATGGACagacgtaaataaataaacacagtAATTGTTCCGGAATTCGGACAAACGCGGTTTAAGTGGTTTTTATAAACGAATTAACGAAGCTTAACTGTagcgtttttctttttaaatataagtaattaaaattactttttattaattaaaaaataagaaatatgtTTCTtcgatgaaaatatttctacgaaaaaaaactattttaattttatttatgaattgaaaaaaaaattatgaacaaaaattggaaCAGCCTTtatagaaaaacttaaaacactTTGCCgtttattcttattttcatAGTAGtcgttttttctcattttcttccTACTTTTCTACTTGTTTAAAAGTAAGTAGCATATTTCCGCCTTATTTCTTCTACAAAATCAatattctcacaaaaaaaaacaaattctacTTAAAATATAACTACAGAGAGTAAGACGACAACCGTTATCGATAGAAAATTGGAACAGTTGCTCAAAAGGAGAAAACTcatttaaagataaataaattgaaaatttaattagaaaaacgaaaatcaaacCTTTTCATATTGGtcgtttgacattttttttatagcgaAGCCAAACAggcaaaagagaaaattttatcgaattttcgttattattattgacaaAATGAAACTAATTTAGCTTTTCCTGTCTACTCAAAAGAAGTCATTATTGACTAagaggattaatttttttcatcattttttttatagaaaaaccGGAAATACTCGAGTCCCCTACAGATGTTGAAGTAACTTTTGGCGGAACAGCTGTCTTTACTTGTCGCGTTTTGGGCGATCCTGCTCCTGAAATTTCGTGGATGCTTAATTCCAACGAAATTCATATCGACTATTCTCGTATCAACATCTTGCCAGATGGATCGTTGCGAATTGATAAAACTACAGATACGGATGTCGGTCAATATGAATGCATGGCAAAGAATGACATGGGAAGCGTCAAGTCGAAACCAGCGAAGATGATTGTGCATGAACAGAGTGAGGAACAACCTGAGCCACAAAGACCGCAAATTGTTCAGGCGCCACGAGATACTGTTGTGACGCCATTTGAGGCAATTGTGTTGCATTGCGTAACTGatggtaagtaaaaaaaatagttttcttgaaatatttgaattaaatttaaaaaaatacttacaggCATTCCAATTCCAACTATTCTATGGTCCTTGAATGGCAACCCGCTCACACAAAATACCGACAGATCTCATATCTATGCTAACGGAAGTTTGGTAATCACAAATCCCTTGCAAGAAGATGCCGGTGTCTACAAATGTGAAGCAAGCAACTATTTGGGAAGCATTTCCGCAATCGCCAATGTGAAAGTTAATGGTGAGTTTTTTCTCtgattcaactaaaaatcttaattgatTTCCATTTTCGTTTTTGTAGATGATGTGAACACCACAGTCGATAAAGGTAAGAAGagagacaatttttaatcaccaatcccaaaaaaaaaaactcaatttgcTCCTGAAAAAAATCCCTTTCTATAACCCTCATCTTGTCTGTCAAACGTTGTGCATGGCAAGCGACTCATGCCACTCTCCTcacaaataatcaaataacaaaacggaaaaaaatgtacgaaCAAAAACCgggaattgaaaaattatttgaaacaaaCAAGCAGCAAATACAACGAAACACCGCAATATTGCATCACATCGCTTCGTTCCTGTGCTCCGCGTGTAATAGCACAAAAGGGATAAACACAGCAGCCAACATGcctcgaaaatttttagtgttttattattgttttgttcGTGTTCCGTAGTCTCGTGGCGATCAGACGCGTCGGGTGGTGTGTCGGTccagacaacaacaacaacacagaagtaatttaaatataatcatGTTTTCTAAtgcattttcgaaaatcccCGCTAGACAATGTAGATTCTGTGCACGTTGCCGCCATCGAGTTGCCGTTTCGTTTGATGTGTTATTTTGTgttactcgatttttttttcgacatttttttcccGGTACCTAATGCTTTGTTGCTTTTATGTTGTGCATTTTCTGTAGTTTTggggaaaatttattgtagAATTGcggaaaatcaatttcaataaacTATACGTTTGTGCTCGGAACGGATTTAAggcaacgacaaaaaaaaacacattcatagaaatgaaaaatgaaataaacagtgaataaatgaacaaaaagggATTGAGATTGTTTGATGTGGTCTTGCTATGGATTCGGAATTTTAGTTACTTGGGGATTTAAACGTTAATGGAAAGAGAGATTTTGGGTTTCTGCGAACTGAGTCAATCGACGGATTTCCAATGTGTGGGCGATTGACGAAATGTTTCTCAACAAATTGATTGCAGAATAACAGGTTCCgggaattttgatgaaaatcgatTAACTTCTCTCGTTTTGATTGccatttaaaagattttctttaGTCAAGAGTCAAAATTGGTAGGGAGTTGCGGGAATCctcaaatttaagtttaaaatagaaaatcaaaagaaaatatttgttaaaagtagaaaattagcAAATGTCATGCTTAAacatggtttaaaaatttttcgttttgaattatttaaaatagtttttgaagtatttcagacttagtaatctttttttttcaaattttcatttaattgagtttaaatttttcacgagctttcattgaaatttgaactaatactaaaaatttccttttcattgAGGGGGGGGTCATGTGAAAAAAcacgtcgtaaattaggggggTTGTTGGATTTCGACGGTTTACGATTGTAAggggggtgggggtcaaaaaataCCCTTTTTTGCGGACGcctttaatggatgacgccatattaaatttatttaattttttgaattttaaagatgaaaattttaaatttcaaattttaaaccaaatcttcgaaattttcgaaaatcgaaattatctgataattttgaaatagattttcattaattttattgattttcgggGATTCCCGCAACTTCTAGGTAGCCGATCGAGTGAATCATCATAAATACCAACAGTAGACTTTTGCAGTATAAAAAGCGACCGTTTTGAAGTGTTCGATAcagtttattttcaaatttcacaaaCTACATACcaacaaaaatgtcatttatttgcgatttttgtcaGAAATCTCATTCAACTAAGAAAAGCATACTATACCACTTAAAAAGTCATTTGAATGAGCAACTAAGAGATCATCCAGATAGTAAAAAGTGCAAACATTGTCCCAGTTACGTGTTGAAAGAAAACTTGAAAGaacattatcaaaaaaatcacaagcCTCGGAAATGTGAAAagtgtggaaaatttttttacactaaaaatttacttaaacaaCATCAGAAGACACATGAACTTCCTAAGTTTACTTGCGACATTTGTGGAAAGAAGACCGGCAAGAAAAGAGACTTGGAAAGACACATGCAATTCGTTCACCTGAAAAATTCTCCTCGATCAAAATGCgaattttgcgataaaattatattgaaccATTGTATGAAAAGACATATTAGAGAGGTTCACGAGAAAAACTATACATTTAAGTGCACAATTTGTGCCAAAGGTTTTCCAAATGCCACATACCTGCGAGACCATCTAGCTGTGAAGCACTTAAATCTAGAACTTCACAAATGTtcaatttgtgataaaaatttgtcaagtgAAAACAGTTTAAAGCAACACatggaaattcatcaaaatgaaaaaatcaaagatcATTCAGACAGCAAGAAATGCAAATATTGTCCGagatttttcttgaaagaaaatttaaaggatCATTACCTGAAATATCACAAGGCGCTAAAATGTGAAGAAtgtggaaaaatatattttaattcgaaTTCATTTCTGGGACACAAAAAAACCCATGGaactctaaaatttatttgtgatttATGTGGATATAAAACAACGAAGAAAAGATTCCTTCAATCACACATGATGTCTATTCATCTGAAAAATGTACCTAAATCCAAATGTGAGCTCTGTGACAAATTCATAATTGCTAAAAGGATGAAGGCACACATCCGCTTAGTTCACGAAAAAATCTATCCCTTCACATGTACAGTATGCAAAAAAGGCTTTCAAGGTTCAACAGATTTACGAAATCATATTGCATCGAAACACTTAGATCTGGGACTTCACAAATGCTCAATTTGTGATAGAACATTTACAGCTAAAAGCAGTATAAAAGGACACATAAAACGAGTTCATGACAAAATTGTTGCCGCTAAATGTGAGATATGTACAAGAAAATTTAGTGATTtacaaaattacagaaaacatttaaaactgCACGAAAAGAAACCGTTCAGTTGTAGTTATGAGtcatgtttaaaaatgtttgaatcaGAAGAGGATTTGAAGAAGCATTGTACTTTAAAGCACATTATTGGTTTTCAGTGTGACAAATGCGACCACAGTTTCATCAGACAAGGAGCATTGACGAGTCACGTCAAAAAGGTTCATTGAGATTCATAGTTTAGCTACTGTTCCTTAATTTaagcttattttaaaataaatttttataaatcgcCACTGCAAACTTCCCTCAATCGAAAACCAAATCTTTTTGTTAACTAAATAcgtagaggaaaaaaatgaataaagttgaaagttgaaataattttttccagtggaacgaaatgaacttttttaaggccctggggtcttgaaaataaaGCCCTGAAACTTTTACATGGATGattctcgaaatttttatttttttagaaaaaaaaaaaaaatttttcaaaaaaaaaaaaaaaaaatttataaaatctcCATGTAAAAGTTCGAGGGCCTTATTTAGACTCCAAGGCCTTAAAAAAGGTTAATTTCGtccttttggattttttttttctataaaaataatttaaattccttaccaagtttttaaatttcttcaaaagtttacaaaaacacaaaatattctttcaaagaataaaaacaaatttaaacacCTTTCCCTCCCCTTTTCTGTAATTTTCCACTCAATTCCCCAAATAAacgtttttcatgtttttcaccATCTGCCGTTACAACACTTTGGTCTAGTAAATTCATCGTTTATGGGACacattcacacacacacaggagTCTTGCCAAGTAGACTTTTGAGATTATTAttgcgacaatttttttttcgttgttgcgAATTTAACATAACCACTTACCTCTGTAAGCGAGGCTTGTTAACAGCTTGCGTTCTGACGTTTATTGGCACGAGTTCATTCGCATTATTTTTCTCGCTGGAGCCTCCTCGAGGCAAAACCCTCAAATCTGCCGCACTCCAATTTAATTTCTcgatatgaaaaagttttgtggttgcacaaaattcaaaagcaGAGCGCAGCAACAGACAAGTAAAAGATaaacaaattgttttattttctgcCAACTGATAGTCAAATACAAACAACAGGCactaaattgatattttgccTTTGCTTCGGAACGCAGCGTCGGAAATATTGATGCAGATATCAACGCATCATCATCGACAACAAACAGCTCATCAGAGAGACAAGCACAAAATTCTactgcattatttttttttgttttcggggAAAGGGAGAGAATAAtacgaaaacaaaacaaaaacaatgcgTTTCCATTTCAAATAAAGTCCctatgaaaatatttgcttgTTGATGATTCGATTTTGTTCGTGATGCGTCGTTGGTCAGTTTATggcttttccaaaaaaaaaaattttctcggaatttaattttttttctgactgATACTTTATcacaataaaatgaataaattgattcaatattttgattaatatttgcCATACTTGGATACGTTCcccttaatttttgtaaattttcgttgatcaaattagtggaaaaccgaaaaaatttaattaaaaaatatttgtggttGCGTGCGATGGTCGTTTACTGATCAGCAAcgttttgcaataaaaaaagaagcgaATAAAAAGAGTACATTGTaataaactcataaaaatttcgcttTTGTCCATTATCTTAATTGCTGTCATTacaagcattttttatttatgtttagaaGTTGGTGCAAAGTGTAAGCgaaggaattttttcaaatacgaATTTATTGGCCTCAgggataaaataaaagaagttacaacaagaaaatgtttccttttacatttttaactaCGCGCGAGAGAGGAGActaagaagcgaaaaaaaaagaaaagggaAATGCAAAAAGAATGTGTTTCGCTCGAAGAATTcagttaattataaaattaatgatctttttttttcttgttgttttatttttatttcgtgaCTTTTTATGTGTTCGGCTcgtaaattaacataaataaaaaatgggcaGGAAATCGGAAGACATGACCATTAAAAAATCAGCGCACAGCAGCAATAAATGATTAATTGGGGTAAATTACCGTAGAAAAGTACCGGGCGTCTCCTgtgtttctgtttttttaatgtaatttatggTTTTTGAGGTGGTTTGTGATTTTGTAAGGTTTAAAGATGGAGATTTGGGGagactttaatgaaaaaaaatattaagaatttttttatttttaaaaaatattcctctttagattgaatttaaaattaaatgtaaaatttataaataattttattaatatatttgaagaaaataaaaaaaaaataaaatgtaaaatcattaatttgaaatttaatgagaattcaataaaaataaattaaattttaaaaataataattaaataaaattatttaaaaaattgaaatttaattagaaattaaatgaaaacaaattaattaattaaaaaaataaaaataattaaaaaaaaattaaattaaataattaaattaaaaattaattaattttattaaaattaaattaaattaataattaaaaaataattaaaattaattaattttaattttttttaatcaaaattattttttttttgtattaaaattgtcaatttaaaataaaatatccaaaaaaaatttcaaatattttttctcatttctcgTATTGACCTTTATTGATCAGGTCAACAAaaacaacgcaaaaaaatattggcaatgaagagaaaaaaaaattaaaatcacagtttaaaatctctttaaaaatcaattaagaaACCCCAAAAGTCAAGAAATCAAACTGTCCAGCTGTCgacattatttttcttttctttttcctgTTTCGTTTCCGTTTACTTCGCCTTGACGTTTGTTTGCGctatgttcttttttttcctttctcgcacattcacaaaaaataatcttttaaaagatttattatgtgtaaaaaatattcagtctGTTCCAGACAATGATTTCAACAAAAGCGGCTTCTTCtgctattttttcttatttttttttaaactagcgaaaagagagaaaaatattaaaagaagcCATGACACGCCTCTAATTAGTTAggtcatttttcttttcaatttcatgatttttattttttttcaccgtCCTGCAGTCTCTCGTTTCTGCGGTGCGctgtgatgaaaattaatttgttccagtcgcgaaaagaaaaaaaaaatgcggcaCGATGTCAGAAAGGATTATCGCGCCCGAAACATgattaagaagaagaaggcgGTTGCAGCATCAAACGGTACGAGATGAAAAATGAGAAGTGAATTATCTTTCTATCTATCATGCAAAGTGGTTTGCTTGAATGCGTCTGACCTCATTTATTACGAATTTTGCGAGAGACAAAGGTTCATTGTCTCCCTTTTTAgctgaaaattcattcatttaacaTTCATATGACATAACTAAGCTTTTCTCTAATGCTAATGTATTGTCTGCGGTTATGCATTCGCCTTAGAAATCTAGGCTTTTCTGCCCGGCGGATTGAAAGGGGGTGATATTAACATGttaaggggttaatttaatccatCATTTTGGAAAGAAGGTTAAAATAATCCCATAAGTGTCAATTGAACCTCTTAAGGAATCAATCTAACCTTCTTTGGAGTTGATCATTTATAGCCCAAAGACATGAATCTCTTCAGGAGGTCATTTTAATCCCTTTTGATGCTAAAAAAGAAGGATCAAAAGGGATTAAAATAAcctcctaaaatattttaagggcTTCAAATGATCAACAGTTAAAGACCAAAGAAGGTTAGATTGAATACTTAAAGGACTAATTTAACCTCTTTTGTATTTAGTCGATCGTCGAAGTCTCAAAAATTACTTCTTGAGGTTAATTTAACTCCTTAAGAGGTATTTTAGCCCCTTGAGAGGTTCGTTTAACTCCTTGAGAAGTTATTTTAATcccttttgagttttttagcTTCAATaagggattaaaataatttctcaaagGATTACTTTAACCTCTCAGGGGGCTAAAATACCTcttaaggggttaaattaacctcATGAAGGATTTTTTAGGGCCTTCGACGATCAATTCCAAAGAAGGTTAGATTAATTCCTTAAGAggttcaattgaaaattttaaagacttaGTTTAACCTCCTTTCTAGTTcataagggattaatttaaccccttTAGATGTTAATATCACCCCATTTCAATCCATAGGATGTGTCTGTATCTTAAGATATGCACAATTAATATATAAGAAATGGGTgcgtcttttattattattttagagaaACCACTAAACTCTCTTTTCTGTCTGTCTTCCAGTCTCACaacattttactttaattaatttttgagtgtAAAGAGCACGACGACGCCGACGTAAATATTgcacatcatcatcgtcgtcgctcGTCGTAGGTAGAATTTATGCGGCTTTTACATTTCAAGCGGCAACCTGgcgcaaaaaaggaaaagaggGAATTATTGAAAGTGCATTAATTTCATGTGTTGAAACATTGTGCCTGCGATAATGCATTGCCGTGCACCGAAAAGCTGCAAATagacaaaattataataaatattaattatcaccatggtattttttagagaaaattatcgaaatcaTCAGTAAATGTTGATGATGGCTTAACTAAAAATAGAGAATCGATTTGAAATGGAATGGTGTAATTAACGTTATTAtcaatgtttttgttgtaGAATTTATAATTCTGCCTCTCTTTCTATATTTGCTGCTCAAACATACGCTTTTCGGGATGAAATGGGGAATTTTGTgcaaatagaatttaaaatggaatttttgattgaaattattttaaacatggGAGTTGGGGGCGTGAAGTTTTGGAAGAATTgaccaaatattttattttttttttattaaaatttatatttttttttatagattatttaaggaaaaagaaataatttttaaaaaaatataaataaatatttttttaaaaataaatttaaatttaaattaaaaaataataattttgaatttaattaaataaaaaaaattataaattaaacaaaataaagttaaaaattatcaaaattaatttctaattaattaaataaataatttctaattatttaataataatttctaactgctttcgattaaaaaaaacaaatgaaaatttaaaaaaatattttaaagttcaaaaaaaatctgtaaataaattaaaatcaagttgagctaaaatattttaactaaaaaaaattaaaaatattttataaattaaaaagtttcttaattttttatataaaaattttatttcttttaaaaaatcctaatattgtttaaaaagatttaattcaaaaaaaaaataattttctgaaaaattaatttcagaagcgaaaatttaaatttaattttaattttttttttaaataaaataaaaattattttaaaaaattaaaatattttttaaaaaataatttttagctaaCATTAGTTGTTAGTtgcctcaaaaatttataaaatctttacaaaaaaattattttccaggTCAATTCTAACCACACAAACTAAATAGCCCAttctccatcatcatcattaattttccTAAAACCGCAATAAAATGCGCATCAATATCAATTTAtagattttgtttatttaccgCTTGCTGCGTTTTCTCTCTTTGTTTAGTTaatgataataacaataactaCAATAATGAAGACTATCGTTGCTGATGTTGattgcgatgatgatgacaatttGCAATAATCCTAGACAAATACACACGATGAGCGACAGAGAGAGACAGAGACAGAAAGACACAAAACCaacacaataaatattaatatcaaaataatttacatccATAATTTCGTGCCGTGCTGTGAATTGTGCTTTTTGTGTGCGAggtgtgtgtgtatgtttgCTCAAATGAGGTAACATTTACGTTTATAATTGATTTATCACAGGAGATAAACAACTTCTAAATCCCCTGATTAACAGTTTGCCATTCATTTATGATTTATGTGCACATttcgttgtttattattatttatcttttgtaAAAGTTTTCTGTAAATAATTACTCACggtgtcaatttaaaaagtcatCCTTCAATGCCGCCGCTGCCGTGATGATGTGATTTCCGTTAAAAGGCTTTTTAATcgcttttgaatttaaaataattggaaaattcTAATCATCAATTAGTTTTCAATGTACTTTGTTGTACGTTTTAGCACATCGTCACTGGCATGTGTCGACCAAAAAGAGGGTAGctcacgatttttttcataattttattaaaatttcaattttttccaaaatttggatttttatattttttttaaatttttcgagttttaaaaattaaataaaagctcTTTTCAAgtataaaactaattttttttttcaataattttttgaaattttaatttttattaaaattaattttttaaatatttaaaataaatttattcacaaagttggcgtttttcattatatttgaaaaaaaatttttgagaaaagttttaaattaattttaaaatttaaaaaatttattgttttg
It encodes:
- the LOC134832228 gene encoding protein halfway, encoding MHKFINSVVILIALILIASCSAIDDQQNNDVPSEQEPTTTQNSEDLIKLPVTNTCFYSEKDLCEEEEVASTGPKCNCKLHNLYKNAMFCCNVTDIDKALKCANANFTVLQHIHIRNASLNEVDFSEAKWNFFQTIAITDGNISRVTKEFSRMANLQCLNVSNNGLDEIQPKLLVRLKHLQYIDLSFNNLTSLPEVTNRKNLTINTRGNDNMICKSANEVLGKESIKFVDPAKTFCTSNSKVWYDTSSLISFSQLQRQKELDNKECPVFEDGTKCNCSVERVNFVSDDHVVFNARVDCSGLNLLTLPDKLPADTTTLNISNNSISSLVHFRSSPSYDSLQNFIADHNEITSMLDLEGSHFIQRFNKLSLRHNQLKSIPIYLLSNVLDRHPQGAEVFLEGNTIKCDCNAAKVLKIWLLARQSHIKDYDKIECHDGKPVLSLSENLCRSYVDWTDYIYLIIIAEVLLLIFLICKVTYDYYVFKIHGFLPWPASAIPKIPFCDWLCEN